A region from the Rosa rugosa chromosome 6, drRosRugo1.1, whole genome shotgun sequence genome encodes:
- the LOC133716144 gene encoding protein TPLATE-like — protein sequence MGGRRFLVYIANQSAEEQADIVMWGSGNGIPIYRDYIVFMSGTGGHKKQSAVGRDISVIAKSAVEEIVASPASAVCKKLAFDLIRSTHLTVDLWDTVCTGILTDLDFPDPDVSATAVSILAAIPSYRLPKLISDTKKEINNYFDSPSDNLRFAITETMGCILARDNLVTLCEKNVNLLDKVFGWWGRIGQNMLDGSDAVSKVGFESVGRLFQEFDTKRMSRLAGDKLIDSENSLAIRSNWVSSMVDFVWKKRSALMARSLVLPVESFRVTVLPIVYAVKAVASGSVEVIRKLSKSSGGSNATIVDSNAERFVGVSNVVTHLVLFLAWSLDPAFIFEVGIDMMYLADVPGGKPEWASQSIIAILTLWDRQEFASARESIVRAVVTNLHLLDLHMQVCLLEL from the exons ATGGGAGGCCGACGGTTTCTAGTCTACATTGCTAATCAATCTGCTGAAGAACAAGCGGACATAGTCATGTGGGGTAGTGGAAATGGGATTCCAATATACAGAGACTATATCGTGTTCATGTCTGGCACGGGAGGCCATAAGAAA CAATCCGCCGTCGGCCGCGACATCTCCGTCATCGCCAAGTCCGCCGTCGAAGAGATAGTCGCCTCCCCCGCCTCCGCCGTCTGCAAGAAGCTCGCCTTCGACCTCATCCGCTCAACGCACCTCACCGTCGACCTCTGGGACACCGTCTGCACCGGCATCCTCACCGATCTCGACTTCCCCGACCCTGACGTCAGCGCCACCGCCGTCTCGATCCTCGCCGCCATCCCCTCCTACCGCCTCCCCAAGCTCATCTCCGACACCAAGAAGGAGATCAACAACTACTTCGACTCGCCGTCTGATAACCTTCGGTTCGCGATCACCGAGACGATGGGGTGCATTCTCGCACGTGACAATCTCGTGACTCTGTGTGAGAAAAATGTCAATCTGCTGGATAAGGTCTTCGGCTGGTGGGGCCGGATCGGCCAGAACATGCTCGACGGCTCTGACGCCGTTTCGAAGGTCGGGTTCGAGTCGGTGGGGCGGTTGTTTCAGGAGTTCGATACCAAAAGGATGAGCAGACTCGCCGGAGATAAGTTGATAGATAGTGAGAATTCGCTTGCGATTCGATCCAATTGGGTCTCTTCAATGGTGGACTTCGTCTGGAAGAAGCGGAGTGCTCTAATGGCGAGGTCGTTGGTTTTGCCGGTGGAGAGTTTCAGGGTCACGGTGCTTCCGATTGTGTATGCCGTTAAGGCTGTGGCCTCCGGCTCAGTCGAGGTCATAAGGAAGCTATCCAAGTCTTCTGGTGGTTCTAATGCGACTATTGTGGATAGTAATGCCGAGAGGTTCGTCGGAGTTTCGAATGTGGTGACGCATTTGGTGCTCTTTTTGGCCTGGTCTTTGGATCCAGCTTTTATTTTTGAGGTGGGGATTGACATGATGTACTTGGCTGATGTTCCTGGTGGGAAGCCTGAGTGGGCTTCGCAATCCATTATTGCAATTCTCACACTTTGGGATAGGCAAGAGTTTGCTTCAGCTAGGGAAAGTATTGTTAGAGCTGTTGTTacaaatcttcatcttctcgaTCTTCATATGCAGGTATGCTTACTTGAGTTATGA
- the LOC133714541 gene encoding uncharacterized protein LOC133714541, whose amino-acid sequence MEHVIQGVYGIGVVFRDEHRGLKGAIAIPQVENLSLRSIEALALLHGLEFASHVGFKNLEIKGKVKDVTRVQTLLFSATLPSWGQNISRRFLKSDKKTTDLVGNEKMKASINVRHIVLPYA is encoded by the exons ATGGAGCATGTGATACAAGGAGTCTATGGGATTGGCGTGGTCTTTAGGGATGAACACAGAGGTTTGAAGGGAGCCATAGCTATTCCTCAAGTTGAAAATCTATCACTAAGATCTATTGAGGCTCTTGCACTACTTCATGGACTTGAGTTTGCTAGTCATGTTGGATTCAAAAACCTGGAGATTAAAG GCAAGGTCAAAGATGTAACTAGAGTTCAAACACTTCTCTTCAGCGCAACCTTACCCTCTTGGGGGCAAAAT ATTTCCAGAAGGTTCCTTAAATCAGATAAGAAAACTACAGATCTGGTTGGTAATGAAAAGATGAAGGCCAGCATCAATGTTAGGCATATTGTTCTTCCCTATGCTTAA